From Humisphaera borealis, the proteins below share one genomic window:
- the dapA gene encoding 4-hydroxy-tetrahydrodipicolinate synthase — MFSGAMTALVTPFREGRLDEARLKEQVEHQIKGGIDGLVPVGTTGESPTVDFEEHARVIELTVEFANGRVPVVAGTGGNATAEAIELHQIAKKAGCQGCLSVNPYYNKPTQEGLYRHFMTLADRVDLPIVLYNIPGRTGITMSPQTVARLNAHKNIVAIKEATGSLDMATEILSLCDITLVSGDDSLTLPLMSVGGKGVISVASNLIPAEIKKLVKLAADGKYAEAAKQHIRLFPFIKSLFLDGNPAGIKYAMSLANMDTGELRLPLWEASEATKQTIAAEMKKLM; from the coding sequence ATGTTCAGCGGTGCGATGACTGCGTTGGTGACCCCCTTTCGTGAAGGCCGGCTCGATGAAGCCCGCCTTAAGGAACAGGTCGAGCACCAGATCAAAGGCGGCATCGACGGGCTGGTTCCGGTGGGGACCACCGGCGAGTCACCCACGGTTGACTTCGAGGAGCATGCCCGTGTCATCGAACTGACGGTCGAGTTCGCCAACGGCCGGGTTCCGGTCGTCGCCGGCACCGGCGGCAACGCGACGGCGGAGGCGATCGAACTCCACCAGATCGCCAAGAAGGCCGGCTGCCAGGGGTGCCTGTCCGTCAACCCCTACTACAACAAGCCGACCCAGGAAGGCCTGTACCGGCACTTCATGACGCTAGCCGACCGCGTCGACCTGCCGATCGTCCTCTACAACATCCCCGGCCGAACCGGCATCACCATGTCGCCGCAGACGGTGGCTCGGCTCAACGCCCACAAGAACATCGTTGCGATCAAAGAGGCGACCGGCTCGCTCGACATGGCGACCGAAATCCTGTCGCTGTGCGACATCACGCTCGTCAGCGGTGACGACTCGCTGACGCTGCCGCTCATGAGCGTCGGTGGCAAGGGCGTGATCAGCGTGGCAAGCAACCTCATCCCTGCCGAGATCAAGAAGCTGGTCAAGCTCGCCGCCGACGGCAAGTACGCCGAAGCGGCGAAGCAGCACATCCGGCTGTTCCCGTTCATTAAGAGCCTGTTCCTCGACGGCAACCCCGCCGGCATCAAGTACGCGATGAGCCTGGCGAACATGGACACCGGCGAGCTCCGCCTGCCGTTGTGGGAGGCGAGCGAGGCGACCAAGCAGACGATCGCCGCGGAGATGAAGAAGCTGATGTGA
- a CDS encoding type I 3-dehydroquinate dehydratase, with translation MTYLCVAIFVQSEQQAQRDIALAAEAGADMVELRIDDHADLGAIGLGQLSLLLQSSSLPAIVTCRPIWEGGRSRLSDTDRLALLSAADEADAAYLDVELETTRHAEAKDFLDDKLPRRREERAGLIFSSHDFTGRPAKLTAIFDELVRSPADVAKIVWTARTVRDNLEAFELLRHRAKPTIALCMGEAGLISRVLAKKFGAFLTFASLETGGGTAPGQVSVRDMKRLYRWDAIAPATKVYGVVGSPVAHSMSPAIHNAAFDTTGFDGVYVPLLVEPSYESFKAFMETFLAAEGLHLSGLSVTIPHKENALRYLKEKGAEIDPLAERIGALNTIAIRRVRLGGRGGNGVEESNAEPSNAVASAKADPTLYGTSTDYAAILDSITTKLGISREQLKDYRVAVIGAGGTGRTAVAALAHYGATVVVYNRTREKADALAAEFNGKTGKVVAADMAKLCDSCCQIYINTTSIGMSPNVEQSAFGDRPPALSADSVVFDAVYNPVRTMFIRQAEAAGARTINGVEMFVRQAAAQFELWTGTPAPTDVMRNVVESRL, from the coding sequence GTGACTTACCTCTGCGTCGCCATCTTCGTCCAGTCTGAGCAACAGGCCCAGCGCGACATCGCGCTGGCCGCCGAGGCTGGCGCGGACATGGTCGAGCTGCGGATTGACGATCACGCGGATCTGGGCGCGATTGGCCTGGGGCAACTCTCGCTGCTTCTGCAAAGCAGTTCGTTGCCGGCGATCGTGACGTGCCGGCCGATCTGGGAGGGCGGGCGCTCCAGGCTGTCGGATACGGATCGACTCGCCCTTCTCTCGGCCGCCGACGAAGCGGACGCGGCTTACCTTGACGTCGAACTAGAGACAACCAGGCACGCCGAGGCCAAAGACTTCCTCGACGATAAGCTGCCCCGCCGCCGCGAAGAGCGAGCCGGGCTCATTTTCAGCTCCCATGATTTCACCGGCCGCCCGGCGAAGCTGACGGCCATTTTCGACGAACTGGTGCGCTCCCCCGCCGACGTCGCCAAGATCGTCTGGACAGCCCGCACCGTTCGCGACAACCTCGAGGCGTTCGAACTGCTGCGCCATCGCGCCAAGCCGACGATCGCGCTGTGCATGGGCGAGGCCGGGCTGATCTCGCGCGTGCTGGCCAAAAAGTTCGGCGCGTTCCTGACCTTCGCCTCACTCGAAACCGGCGGCGGAACCGCACCCGGGCAGGTGTCGGTCCGAGACATGAAGCGGCTCTACCGCTGGGACGCGATCGCGCCCGCCACGAAGGTTTATGGCGTCGTCGGATCGCCGGTGGCGCACTCGATGTCCCCCGCGATCCACAACGCCGCGTTCGACACGACCGGCTTCGACGGCGTTTACGTGCCGCTGCTGGTCGAGCCGAGTTACGAGTCGTTCAAGGCGTTTATGGAAACGTTCCTGGCCGCCGAGGGACTGCACCTGTCGGGCCTGTCGGTCACGATTCCGCACAAGGAAAATGCGCTGCGCTACCTGAAGGAGAAGGGCGCCGAGATCGACCCCCTCGCCGAGCGGATCGGTGCGCTCAATACGATTGCCATCCGTAGGGTCCGCCTTGGCGGACGCGGTGGCAATGGCGTCGAAGAAAGCAACGCCGAGCCGTCCAACGCCGTCGCGTCCGCCAAGGCGGACCCTACTTTGTACGGCACCAGCACCGACTACGCCGCGATCCTGGACAGCATCACGACGAAACTGGGAATCAGCCGGGAACAGTTGAAGGACTACCGGGTCGCCGTGATTGGTGCCGGCGGAACGGGGCGAACCGCCGTCGCGGCGCTGGCGCATTACGGGGCGACGGTCGTCGTCTACAACCGTACGCGCGAAAAGGCCGACGCACTCGCCGCCGAGTTCAACGGCAAGACCGGCAAGGTGGTCGCCGCCGACATGGCCAAGCTCTGCGATTCCTGCTGCCAGATCTATATCAACACGACCAGCATCGGTATGAGCCCGAATGTCGAGCAGAGCGCGTTCGGCGACCGACCGCCGGCGCTCAGCGCCGACAGCGTGGTCTTTGATGCTGTCTATAACCCGGTGCGGACGATGTTCATCAGGCAGGCCGAAGCCGCGGGTGCCCGAACCATCAATGGGGTGGAGATGTTCGTGAGGCAGGCTGCGGCGCAGTTTGAACTTTGGACCGGCACGCCCGCGCCCACCGACGTCATGCGCAACGTGGTCGAAAGCCGTCTGTAG
- a CDS encoding FkbM family methyltransferase, which yields MEALKQMFIRTPLERPLQQLRHLAGFRKRRKHPELAEIYIENDRIDAMLDRVVKADTNCLDIGCHLGSFLSQLLRLAPKGKHAAFEALPDKAARLKKKFSDVEIHHCAVSDKPGEITFYRNITRSGFSGMNVHANETDKIEEVKVRCMPVDEMVPADRPIGFIKVDVEGAELSVFKGAAQTIARGKPYILFECTIDGLKSAGSTPREIFDYIEQSLGYRVYLLKDWLADGQPLAFERFEKSMRYPFQAYNFLAAPAK from the coding sequence ATGGAAGCTCTCAAACAGATGTTCATTCGTACGCCGCTCGAGCGCCCGCTCCAGCAGCTCCGCCATCTGGCTGGTTTTCGCAAGCGGCGGAAGCATCCGGAGCTCGCGGAAATCTACATCGAGAATGACCGTATCGACGCCATGCTCGACCGCGTCGTCAAGGCCGACACCAACTGCCTCGACATCGGCTGCCATCTGGGTTCGTTTCTGAGCCAGCTTCTGCGGCTTGCCCCCAAGGGCAAGCACGCCGCGTTTGAAGCTCTTCCGGATAAGGCGGCTCGGCTCAAAAAGAAGTTCTCGGATGTCGAGATTCATCACTGCGCCGTCAGCGACAAGCCCGGCGAGATCACCTTCTACCGCAACATCACGCGCTCGGGCTTCAGCGGCATGAACGTGCACGCCAATGAAACCGACAAGATTGAAGAAGTGAAAGTCCGCTGCATGCCCGTGGACGAGATGGTGCCGGCGGATCGGCCAATCGGCTTCATCAAGGTGGATGTCGAAGGTGCCGAGCTGTCGGTGTTCAAGGGCGCTGCGCAGACGATCGCCCGGGGCAAGCCGTACATCCTCTTCGAATGCACGATCGACGGTTTAAAGAGCGCCGGCTCGACGCCGCGGGAAATCTTCGACTACATCGAGCAGTCGCTGGGGTACCGGGTTTACCTGCTGAAGGACTGGCTCGCCGACGGTCAGCCGCTGGCGTTTGAACGGTTCGAGAAGTCGATGCGATATCCGTTCCAGGCGTACAACTTCCTGGCCGCGCCGGCGAAGTAG
- a CDS encoding TIM barrel protein encodes MTAHLNNYPKLHNAAWPGLVGKGPDSEPPILLDKMIEMTAAASVDGVKFDGMDLFLFDPHVSIDIDDDGIKKLAEKFQKANLSIGSVVAPVWPPTGGGAAMGSETDRKNFVASVRKACAIGEKLRRHGARPYGIVRIDSASSPHDWYADPAGNQKKIAETWRQAADVAEGYGERLAAEGEICWGGMHSWKRMIELLELTDRPATVGFQADMAHTLLYTMGYNAPEDALLPEGYDWKDQAKLDEALKKLTSALRPWTIDFHVAQNNGTVFGSGSHDKTGRHCQATDPTGKLDIPKHAGFWLKNDAGVPMKRLRHICWDGCMFPNEVMMKPQTWNDILGAMVKVRDLHGWKE; translated from the coding sequence ATGACCGCGCATCTGAACAACTATCCGAAACTGCACAACGCCGCCTGGCCTGGCCTGGTCGGCAAGGGTCCGGATTCCGAGCCGCCGATCCTGCTCGACAAGATGATCGAGATGACCGCCGCCGCCTCGGTGGACGGCGTCAAGTTCGACGGCATGGACCTGTTCCTGTTCGACCCGCACGTGTCGATCGATATCGACGACGACGGCATCAAGAAGCTGGCCGAGAAGTTCCAGAAGGCGAACCTGTCGATCGGCTCGGTCGTCGCGCCGGTCTGGCCGCCGACGGGCGGCGGGGCGGCGATGGGTTCCGAGACCGACCGCAAGAACTTCGTCGCATCCGTCCGTAAGGCGTGCGCGATCGGCGAGAAGCTTCGCCGCCACGGCGCGCGGCCCTACGGCATCGTCCGCATCGATTCGGCCTCCAGCCCGCACGACTGGTACGCCGACCCCGCCGGCAATCAGAAGAAGATCGCTGAGACCTGGCGTCAGGCCGCCGACGTCGCCGAAGGCTACGGCGAGCGCCTCGCCGCCGAGGGTGAAATCTGCTGGGGCGGCATGCACTCCTGGAAGCGCATGATCGAACTGCTCGAACTCACCGATCGCCCGGCGACGGTCGGCTTCCAGGCCGATATGGCCCACACGCTGCTCTACACCATGGGCTACAACGCCCCTGAAGACGCGCTGCTCCCCGAAGGCTACGACTGGAAGGACCAGGCGAAGCTCGACGAGGCCCTCAAGAAGCTGACCTCCGCGCTTCGCCCCTGGACGATTGACTTCCACGTCGCTCAGAACAACGGCACCGTCTTCGGTTCGGGCAGCCACGACAAGACCGGCCGTCACTGCCAGGCGACCGACCCCACCGGCAAGCTCGACATTCCGAAGCACGCCGGTTTCTGGCTGAAGAACGACGCCGGCGTTCCCATGAAGCGCCTGCGGCACATTTGCTGGGACGGCTGCATGTTCCCCAACGAAGTCATGATGAAGCCGCAAACCTGGAACGACATCCTGGGCGCGATGGTGAAGGTACGCGATCTGCACGGCTGGAAGGAATAG
- a CDS encoding calcium-binding protein yields MNRFAHLPVAETLESRRFMDATLVGGELLITGTEAKDTITVSLDANDPEQLSVKVNKTTYQFPLAEVDTISIEALGGNDKVVVLGNQGAIYTSVKVEGGSGNDVITGGTGNDMLVGGDGNDTINGGDGDDFLFGDAGNDKLTGGSANDYVDGGNGNDSLTGGLNDDTLLAGDGKDKLDAGTGDDNVDGGTGKDAIKTGTGEDAIAEDSTNLKEVKDRGDADADYTLGELTEELSELHEMVVPGSTVFRCELADGLMTLYYRFGEDPTAYKTVLDVSNVADGAPLRDNVNLVSREVSTSELRDSAVAVFNARVPNLGILSFKSVGNGYSGTLGEGAEEIRYRDIYGTIQLMSTDDIVWTLDEAEEDLDNDGIFDNYGQQNEGGIPLDPSWTPFPSGDGRTLYQDLQGNWFEPGNDGLFYPHFSGGQ; encoded by the coding sequence ATGAATCGCTTTGCACATCTGCCGGTCGCCGAGACGCTCGAGTCCCGCCGGTTCATGGACGCGACGCTGGTCGGTGGTGAACTCCTCATTACCGGTACCGAAGCGAAAGACACGATCACAGTCTCGCTCGACGCGAACGACCCGGAACAGCTCTCGGTCAAGGTCAACAAGACCACCTACCAGTTCCCGCTCGCCGAGGTCGACACGATCAGCATTGAAGCCCTGGGCGGCAACGACAAGGTCGTCGTACTCGGGAACCAGGGCGCGATTTACACCAGCGTCAAAGTAGAAGGCGGCTCCGGCAACGACGTCATTACGGGTGGGACCGGCAATGACATGCTCGTCGGCGGCGACGGCAATGACACCATCAACGGCGGCGACGGCGATGACTTTCTGTTCGGGGACGCCGGCAACGACAAGCTCACCGGCGGCAGCGCCAACGACTACGTCGACGGCGGCAATGGCAACGACAGCCTGACCGGCGGACTGAACGACGACACGCTCCTGGCCGGCGACGGCAAGGACAAGCTCGACGCCGGGACCGGCGACGACAACGTTGACGGCGGCACCGGGAAGGACGCCATAAAGACCGGCACCGGCGAAGATGCGATCGCCGAGGACTCCACCAACCTGAAGGAAGTCAAAGACCGCGGCGACGCTGATGCCGACTACACCCTCGGTGAACTCACCGAGGAACTCTCCGAACTGCACGAAATGGTCGTCCCCGGCAGCACGGTCTTCCGCTGCGAACTTGCCGACGGCCTCATGACGCTCTACTACCGCTTCGGCGAGGACCCGACGGCTTATAAGACGGTGCTGGACGTGAGTAATGTAGCCGACGGCGCCCCGCTGAGGGACAACGTCAATCTCGTCAGCCGCGAAGTGAGCACTTCAGAACTGCGCGACTCGGCCGTCGCGGTGTTCAACGCCCGAGTGCCGAACCTGGGCATCCTGTCGTTCAAGTCGGTCGGCAATGGCTACTCCGGAACGCTGGGGGAAGGCGCCGAGGAGATTCGCTACCGCGACATCTACGGAACGATTCAACTGATGTCGACCGACGATATCGTCTGGACGCTCGACGAGGCGGAGGAAGACCTGGACAACGACGGCATCTTCGATAACTACGGCCAGCAGAACGAGGGCGGCATCCCTCTCGACCCGTCGTGGACGCCCTTCCCGTCCGGCGACGGACGGACGCTCTATCAGGACTTGCAGGGCAACTGGTTCGAGCCGGGGAATGACGGACTGTTCTACCCGCATTTCAGCGGCGGGCAGTAA
- a CDS encoding DUF3592 domain-containing protein, giving the protein MALEALVTAGLWIGYFYVSGQEVPAKGASVWSSSYVWLAMALVATLAAPPILFFAVRNFVWLIRHGTEVQGQVRSISPLSKGGSRPVTYAYSVNGVEYTMRRDTPTMYADKYTVGSQVLVLVDPNKPKRATVLEVA; this is encoded by the coding sequence ATGGCTTTGGAAGCGCTGGTGACGGCGGGTTTGTGGATCGGCTACTTTTACGTGTCCGGACAGGAAGTGCCCGCAAAGGGCGCTTCGGTCTGGTCTAGTTCGTACGTTTGGCTGGCGATGGCACTGGTGGCGACGCTTGCCGCGCCGCCTATCCTTTTCTTCGCCGTCCGCAACTTCGTCTGGCTGATCCGCCACGGAACTGAAGTGCAAGGGCAGGTCAGATCGATTAGCCCTTTGAGCAAGGGCGGTTCTCGGCCGGTCACCTATGCTTACAGCGTGAACGGCGTCGAGTACACGATGCGTCGTGACACGCCCACGATGTATGCTGACAAGTACACTGTCGGCTCTCAGGTACTTGTCCTTGTCGATCCGAACAAACCTAAGCGTGCCACGGTCCTCGAAGTAGCGTAG